The proteins below are encoded in one region of Bacteroides uniformis:
- a CDS encoding urocanate hydratase, translated as MEITLSKTLPSYPSFVEGIRRAPDRGYTLTPAQTATALKNALRYIPKELHETLAPEFMEELRTRGRIYGYRYRPQGDLKAKPIDEYKGNCIEGKAFQVMIDNNLCFDIALYPYELVTYGETGQVCQNWMQYRLIKQYLEVLTREQTLVIESGHPLGLFKSKPEAPRVIITNALMVGLYDNQKDWHTAMQMGVANYGQMTAGGWMYIGPQGIVHGTFNTLLNAGRLKLGIPQDGDLRGRLFVSSGLGGMSGAQPKAAEMAGAAAIIAEVDASRIETRHTQGWVGHVTDSLEEAFSLARQAMDECHPVSVAYHGNVVDLLEYAVQKQLYIDLLSDQTSCHATYEGGYCPAGLTFEQRTHMLHENPSKFRCLVDASLERHFKAIKRLVEHGTYFFDYGNSFMKAVYDAGVSEIARDGDDKNGFIFPSYVEDIMGPELFDYGYGPFRWVCLSGKHEDLVKTDRAAMECIDPTRRGQDLDNYNWIRDAEKNNLVVGTQARILYQDAVGRMNIALRFNEMVRKGEVGPIMLGRDHHDVSGTDSPFRETSNIKDGSNVMADMAVQCFAGNCARGMSLVALHNGGGVGVGKAINGGFGMVCDGSERVDEILRSAMLWDVMGGVARRSWARNPHAMETSEEFNRTHADGYYITMPYVADEKLVQKVVKE; from the coding sequence ATGGAGATAACCTTAAGTAAAACACTGCCTTCCTATCCTTCCTTTGTCGAGGGCATCCGGCGGGCACCCGACCGTGGCTACACCCTTACCCCTGCGCAGACGGCTACGGCATTGAAGAACGCTTTGCGCTACATCCCCAAAGAGCTGCACGAAACCCTCGCTCCGGAGTTCATGGAAGAACTGCGTACACGTGGACGTATCTATGGCTACCGCTACCGCCCGCAGGGCGACCTCAAAGCGAAACCCATCGACGAATACAAGGGGAACTGCATTGAAGGCAAGGCATTCCAGGTGATGATTGACAATAATCTTTGTTTCGACATCGCCCTTTATCCGTATGAATTAGTTACCTATGGTGAGACGGGACAGGTCTGCCAGAACTGGATGCAATACCGGCTCATCAAGCAGTACCTCGAAGTGTTGACGCGCGAACAGACACTGGTCATCGAAAGCGGACATCCGTTGGGGCTTTTCAAGTCCAAGCCCGAGGCGCCCCGTGTCATCATTACCAATGCGCTGATGGTGGGGCTCTATGATAATCAGAAGGACTGGCACACCGCTATGCAGATGGGCGTTGCCAACTACGGCCAGATGACTGCCGGCGGCTGGATGTACATCGGTCCGCAGGGCATCGTGCACGGCACGTTCAACACGTTGCTGAATGCAGGCCGTCTGAAACTGGGCATTCCGCAGGACGGCGATTTACGCGGACGCTTGTTTGTTTCTTCCGGTCTGGGAGGCATGAGCGGTGCGCAGCCCAAAGCTGCCGAGATGGCAGGGGCGGCGGCAATCATTGCCGAGGTGGATGCTTCCCGCATCGAAACCCGCCATACCCAGGGCTGGGTGGGACACGTTACGGATTCTCTGGAAGAAGCCTTCTCGCTGGCTCGACAAGCTATGGACGAGTGTCACCCGGTTTCTGTGGCCTATCACGGCAATGTCGTCGATTTGCTGGAATATGCGGTGCAGAAGCAGTTGTACATAGATTTACTTTCCGACCAGACTTCCTGCCATGCCACCTATGAGGGCGGTTACTGTCCCGCCGGACTGACGTTTGAGCAGCGTACCCATATGCTGCACGAGAATCCGTCGAAGTTCCGGTGTCTGGTGGATGCTTCCTTGGAGCGTCATTTCAAGGCTATAAAAAGGCTGGTGGAACACGGCACGTACTTCTTCGATTATGGGAACTCCTTCATGAAAGCCGTCTACGATGCCGGCGTGAGCGAAATTGCTCGGGACGGAGATGATAAGAACGGCTTCATCTTTCCCAGCTATGTGGAAGACATAATGGGACCGGAACTGTTTGATTATGGTTATGGTCCGTTCCGCTGGGTGTGCCTCAGTGGAAAACATGAAGACTTGGTGAAGACCGACCGTGCGGCGATGGAATGTATCGACCCTACACGTCGCGGGCAAGATTTGGATAACTATAATTGGATTCGTGATGCGGAGAAAAACAACTTGGTGGTAGGCACGCAGGCTCGTATTCTTTATCAGGATGCCGTGGGACGTATGAATATAGCTTTGCGCTTCAATGAAATGGTGCGTAAGGGAGAGGTCGGCCCCATTATGTTGGGACGCGACCATCACGATGTCAGCGGTACAGACTCTCCATTCCGTGAAACATCCAATATCAAGGACGGCAGTAATGTCATGGCAGATATGGCGGTGCAGTGTTTTGCTGGAAACTGTGCGCGTGGCATGAGCTTGGTGGCCTTGCACAATGGAGGTGGCGTAGGTGTCGGAAAAGCCATCAACGGCGGTTTCGGCATGGTGTGCGACGGCAGTGAGCGGGTAGACGAAATCCTGCGTTCCGCTATGTTGTGGGATGTGATGGGTGGTGTGGCCCGCCGTTCGTGGGCACGCAATCCGCATGCCATGGAGACGAGCGAGGAGTTTAACCGTACGCATGCAGACGGCTATTATATCACGATGCCGTATGTGGCTGATGAGAAGTTGGTGCAGAAAGTGGTGAAGGAGTAA
- a CDS encoding LysO family transporter — protein sequence MFTIISIMFIGIGIGYLMRNVQMLQKVEKSASLTILLLLFVLGVSIGSNRLIVDNLGRFGWQAAVLASLSITGSMLASLMVFHLFFKKGEKR from the coding sequence ATGTTTACAATTATATCTATCATGTTTATAGGAATCGGTATCGGATACCTGATGCGTAACGTACAAATGTTGCAAAAAGTGGAGAAAAGCGCCTCGCTCACCATCTTACTGCTGCTCTTTGTACTCGGTGTATCCATCGGCTCCAACCGTCTGATTGTTGACAATCTGGGAAGATTCGGGTGGCAGGCCGCCGTACTGGCCTCACTGAGCATTACAGGCAGCATGCTGGCCTCACTGATGGTGTTTCACCTATTTTTCAAGAAAGGAGAGAAGAGATGA
- a CDS encoding DUF6563 family protein has protein sequence MKKSWLSGVLMLLAVLPAAAQQVMYSNLKELVENRGDTVTTLKIEKRTKNQIYLMGGADYRITVDDNPGLCRYLKSRCYAVRVDTSLYVNCRKMRYKRYRFGQWYAPAMWLGGKVYFCAQPVGQAATSTMTPDDATRLGGEVGDAINASGLVHARVYYELNPETGKSEFVGRERMMQLLAGYPTLHAEFEKETSESAEVIGKYLRALRPLITNH, from the coding sequence ATGAAGAAGAGTTGGTTGTCAGGCGTTCTGATGTTGCTGGCGGTTTTGCCGGCGGCGGCGCAACAGGTGATGTATTCCAATCTGAAAGAGTTGGTGGAGAACCGTGGCGATACGGTTACCACACTGAAGATTGAGAAGCGTACAAAGAACCAGATTTACCTCATGGGCGGTGCCGATTATCGTATTACGGTAGACGACAATCCCGGTCTTTGCCGTTATTTGAAGTCCCGTTGTTATGCTGTACGGGTAGATACCTCGCTTTATGTCAATTGCCGTAAGATGCGCTATAAGCGTTATCGCTTCGGGCAGTGGTATGCACCTGCCATGTGGCTCGGCGGCAAGGTTTACTTCTGTGCACAGCCTGTGGGACAAGCAGCCACCAGTACCATGACTCCCGATGATGCCACACGATTGGGCGGTGAAGTGGGAGACGCCATCAATGCTTCGGGACTGGTGCATGCCCGCGTCTATTACGAACTGAATCCCGAAACCGGAAAGTCCGAGTTCGTGGGGCGTGAGCGAATGATGCAACTGCTTGCCGGATACCCGACACTGCACGCCGAATTCGAGAAAGAAACAAGCGAGTCGGCAGAGGTCATCGGCAAGTATCTGCGTGCACTCCGTCCATTAATCACTAACCATTAA
- a CDS encoding cyclodeaminase/cyclohydrolase family protein, which yields MLVDLTVKEFLNKVAGSDPVPGGGSIAALNGAIASALAAMVANLTIGKKGYELHEELMRHISGVALQQKGAFVEDIDRDSEAYDKVFACFKMPKATDEEKAARSTAIQAATKFAALVPMQVARNAYELMTVIMDVARLGNRNAVTDACVAMMSARSAVLGALMNVRINLGSLKDKEFVSKLQSEADELEHLACAKEKELLDEINQELKV from the coding sequence ATGTTAGTTGATTTGACAGTAAAGGAATTTTTGAATAAAGTGGCGGGTAGCGATCCCGTCCCCGGTGGCGGTAGTATTGCCGCTTTGAACGGTGCTATTGCTTCTGCTCTTGCCGCTATGGTTGCTAACCTCACCATCGGTAAGAAAGGTTATGAACTTCACGAAGAGCTGATGCGCCATATCTCCGGAGTTGCCTTGCAGCAAAAGGGGGCTTTTGTAGAAGATATAGACCGCGACTCTGAAGCCTACGACAAGGTGTTTGCCTGCTTCAAGATGCCGAAAGCTACGGATGAGGAAAAGGCGGCGCGCAGTACTGCCATCCAGGCGGCTACCAAGTTTGCCGCCCTTGTTCCCATGCAGGTGGCACGCAATGCGTATGAGCTGATGACGGTTATCATGGATGTAGCTCGCCTGGGCAACCGCAATGCCGTTACGGATGCTTGTGTGGCCATGATGTCTGCCCGTTCGGCTGTGCTGGGCGCACTGATGAATGTACGCATCAACCTGGGTTCGCTGAAGGACAAGGAGTTTGTGTCCAAGCTCCAAAGTGAAGCCGACGAATTGGAACACTTGGCTTGTGCGAAAGAAAAGGAATTGTTGGACGAAATCAATCAAGAGCTGAAAGTATGA
- a CDS encoding TolC family protein — protein MKMQRFWVGRALLLAVAVLYAGGYVRAQEAKDTLTLTLDRALEIALSDNPTIKVAEEEIALKKVTHKETWQNLLPQASIDGTWNHTISAAQMNLGGQSFKMGMDNSNTVSGVLNISLPIFAPSVYKAMSMTKTDIELAVEKSRASKLDLVNQVTKGYYQLMLTQDSYDVLQKSYKLAEDNYNIVNAKYQQGAVSEFDKISAEVQMRSIKPNVISAGNAVTLSKLQLKVLMGVTADVDIEIADNLGNYETELFANELNQPAANLNNNTTMKQLDLNRKMLNQNIKSLRANFMPTLGMNYSYQYQSLYNEDWNILDYNWSGSSALMFTLSIPLYKASNFTKLKSNRIQIRQLEQNRLDTERKLNMQITSYQNNMAASSEQVVSNRENVMQAQKAVQIAGKRYEVGKGTVLELNTSQVQLTEAELTYNQSIYDYLVAKADLDQVLGKDYIAENEE, from the coding sequence ATGAAGATGCAGAGATTTTGGGTAGGAAGAGCACTACTGTTGGCAGTTGCTGTGCTGTATGCCGGCGGCTATGTGCGCGCACAAGAGGCAAAGGATACCCTGACCCTGACCCTTGACCGTGCCTTGGAGATTGCTTTAAGCGACAATCCTACCATAAAGGTGGCGGAGGAAGAAATTGCTTTGAAGAAAGTGACTCACAAGGAGACCTGGCAGAACTTGCTTCCGCAGGCAAGCATTGACGGTACGTGGAATCATACCATCAGTGCGGCACAGATGAATCTTGGCGGACAGTCGTTCAAGATGGGTATGGACAATTCGAATACGGTAAGCGGGGTGCTGAATATCAGTTTGCCCATATTCGCCCCTAGCGTATATAAGGCCATGTCGATGACGAAGACAGACATTGAACTGGCTGTGGAAAAGTCACGGGCTTCTAAGCTGGACTTGGTGAACCAGGTAACTAAGGGTTACTATCAGCTGATGCTGACGCAAGACTCCTACGATGTGTTGCAGAAGAGCTATAAGCTGGCGGAAGACAACTACAACATTGTCAATGCCAAGTATCAGCAGGGTGCCGTCAGTGAGTTCGATAAAATCAGTGCCGAGGTGCAGATGCGCAGCATTAAGCCGAATGTGATTTCGGCGGGTAATGCCGTGACGTTGTCCAAGTTGCAGTTGAAGGTACTGATGGGGGTAACGGCCGATGTGGATATAGAGATTGCCGACAATCTCGGCAACTATGAGACGGAGCTGTTTGCCAATGAACTGAATCAGCCCGCTGCCAATCTGAACAATAATACGACGATGAAGCAGTTGGACTTGAACCGGAAGATGCTCAATCAGAACATCAAGTCACTCCGTGCCAACTTCATGCCTACTTTGGGTATGAACTATTCTTACCAGTACCAGTCACTCTACAACGAGGATTGGAACATCCTCGATTATAATTGGAGCGGAAGTTCCGCACTGATGTTTACGCTGAGTATTCCTTTGTATAAGGCAAGCAATTTCACCAAGCTCAAGTCCAACCGTATTCAGATACGTCAGTTGGAGCAGAACCGTCTGGACACAGAGCGAAAGCTGAACATGCAGATTACCAGCTACCAGAACAACATGGCTGCCAGTTCCGAGCAGGTTGTCAGCAACCGCGAGAATGTGATGCAGGCACAGAAAGCTGTGCAGATTGCCGGTAAACGCTATGAGGTAGGCAAAGGTACGGTGTTGGAACTGAACACATCACAAGTGCAGCTTACGGAGGCTGAACTGACTTACAATCAGTCCATCTATGATTATCTGGTAGCGAAGGCTGACCTTGACCAAGTGCTGGGAAAGGATTATATTGCAGAGAACGAAGAATGA
- a CDS encoding TetR/AcrR family transcriptional regulator, which yields MGEHTKHSTSRVELRERIILAAVELFTTNGIKSITMDEIAASLGISKRTLYEVFPDKETLLEECILKSQKDGDIFVKGVIETSSNVLEVLLRCYQWSIERFHATNKKFFEDIKKYPKAYQLMKNNRNRSSEDTVNFFKEGVKQGIFRDDVNFAIINLLVRDQLDLLMNSDICNEYSFLEVYESIMFTFLRGISTEKGARVLEDFICEYRKNQVKPDETKE from the coding sequence ATGGGCGAACACACGAAGCATTCAACATCACGGGTGGAACTGAGGGAACGTATCATTCTGGCCGCCGTAGAATTATTTACAACAAATGGAATAAAAAGTATCACGATGGATGAGATTGCCGCATCTTTGGGTATCTCTAAGCGCACTCTCTACGAAGTTTTTCCGGACAAGGAAACCTTGTTGGAAGAATGTATCCTGAAGTCCCAGAAGGATGGTGATATTTTTGTGAAAGGAGTAATAGAGACTTCCAGTAACGTATTGGAAGTTTTGTTGAGATGTTATCAGTGGAGCATAGAGCGTTTTCATGCCACGAACAAGAAGTTTTTTGAGGATATCAAGAAATATCCCAAGGCTTATCAGCTGATGAAGAACAATCGGAACCGGAGCTCGGAAGATACAGTGAACTTCTTCAAAGAGGGCGTGAAGCAAGGCATTTTTCGTGATGATGTGAATTTCGCCATTATCAATCTGCTCGTGCGCGACCAGCTCGATTTGCTGATGAATTCGGACATCTGCAATGAGTATTCTTTCCTTGAAGTGTACGAATCTATCATGTTCACTTTCTTGCGCGGTATCTCTACGGAGAAGGGTGCCCGTGTCCTGGAGGACTTTATCTGCGAATATCGCAAGAATCAGGTAAAGCCGGATGAAACGAAGGAGTAG
- a CDS encoding lysine exporter LysO family protein, which produces MKGSLTVVAFFCAGCLMGVANDFQFDLHDLSMYVLYALMFQVGIGIGSNKKLKELVKSLRPKMLLVPMATIVGTLLFSAFASLLLSQWSVFDCMAVGSGFAYYSLSSILITQFKEPSIGLQLATELGTIALLANIFREMMALLGAPLIRKYFGKLAPISAAGVNSMDVLLPSITQYSGKDVIPIAIFHGILIDMSVPVFVSFFCNL; this is translated from the coding sequence ATGAAGGGAAGTTTGACGGTTGTTGCATTTTTCTGTGCCGGCTGCCTGATGGGAGTAGCCAATGATTTTCAGTTCGACCTGCACGACTTATCCATGTATGTGCTCTATGCATTGATGTTCCAGGTGGGCATCGGCATCGGGAGCAACAAGAAACTGAAGGAGCTGGTCAAGAGCCTGCGGCCCAAAATGCTTTTGGTGCCGATGGCCACCATTGTGGGAACGCTGTTGTTCTCCGCCTTCGCCAGTCTGCTGTTGAGCCAATGGAGTGTGTTCGACTGCATGGCGGTGGGTAGCGGATTTGCTTATTATTCGCTTTCCTCCATTCTGATTACGCAATTCAAGGAACCTTCCATAGGCCTGCAACTCGCCACGGAGCTGGGCACCATCGCCCTGCTTGCCAATATCTTCCGTGAAATGATGGCTTTGCTGGGTGCACCGCTCATCCGGAAATATTTCGGCAAACTGGCACCTATATCGGCGGCAGGGGTCAATTCGATGGATGTACTTCTACCCTCCATCACCCAATATTCCGGAAAGGACGTGATTCCTATCGCTATATTCCACGGAATATTAATTGATATGAGTGTACCGGTATTCGTATCCTTCTTCTGCAATCTGTAA
- a CDS encoding DUF6078 family protein, whose translation MILLQDVPDGYEYCFAGNGKCPKASSCLRAIAAQLLSESEAPQPQSVRAVNPFYVSSLSGSSTCARYRSSEQLHYARGMTHLFDEVPTKLLFTVRHRVMGCFSCERYYYHCRKGERPISPEEQQRIARVFKAVGIGTKPKFDHYEYAVAW comes from the coding sequence ATGATATTATTGCAAGACGTGCCCGATGGGTACGAATACTGCTTTGCGGGTAACGGAAAGTGCCCCAAAGCCTCTTCCTGCCTGCGGGCGATAGCGGCACAACTGTTGTCCGAGAGTGAAGCCCCCCAGCCACAGTCCGTTCGTGCGGTGAATCCTTTTTATGTCAGCAGCTTGTCCGGGTCCTCCACTTGTGCCCGTTACCGCTCCAGCGAGCAGCTGCACTATGCCCGCGGTATGACGCATCTTTTCGACGAAGTACCCACCAAGCTGCTTTTCACCGTGCGCCATCGCGTGATGGGATGCTTCTCTTGCGAACGCTATTACTATCATTGCCGCAAGGGCGAGCGCCCTATCTCTCCCGAAGAACAGCAGCGGATAGCCCGGGTATTCAAAGCGGTAGGCATAGGCACCAAGCCTAAGTTCGACCACTACGAGTATGCGGTAGCTTGGTGA
- the hutI gene encoding imidazolonepropionase — protein MTENLIIFNTRVVTPLGFSARCGKEMEQLSIIDNATVEVTDGVITYVGPNRGEERDGYYQHYWHYNARGKCLLPGFVDSHTHFVFGGERAEEFSWRLKGESYMSIMERGGGIVSTVKVTRACNFIQLRSKAEGFLKQMSAMGVTTVEGKSGYGLDKETELLQLRVMRSLNNDEHKRVDVVSTFLGAHAVPAEYNGQTDEYVDYIIREVMPVVVHNNLAEFCDVFCEQGVFSIEQSRRLLLAAKEMGLVLKLHADEIVPLGGAGLAAELSAVSADHLLHASDADIRAMADKGVVATLLPLTAFALKEPYARGREMIDAGCAVALATDLNPGSCFSGSIPLTFALACIYMKMSIEEAITALTLNGAAALNRADSIGSIEVGKKGDFVVLNTDNYHFLPYYVGMNCVNTTIKGGVLYPVL, from the coding sequence ATGACAGAAAACCTTATTATATTCAATACCCGTGTAGTGACCCCCCTCGGCTTTTCTGCCCGTTGCGGCAAGGAGATGGAGCAACTGAGCATCATCGACAATGCTACGGTGGAAGTGACCGACGGTGTCATCACCTACGTCGGTCCCAACCGTGGAGAGGAGCGTGACGGCTATTATCAGCACTACTGGCATTACAATGCCCGCGGCAAGTGTCTGCTACCCGGCTTTGTGGACTCACACACACATTTTGTGTTTGGTGGCGAGCGTGCCGAGGAGTTCTCCTGGCGTTTGAAGGGAGAGAGTTACATGTCCATCATGGAACGTGGAGGAGGCATCGTGAGTACGGTGAAAGTTACCCGTGCATGTAATTTCATCCAGCTGCGCAGCAAGGCGGAGGGCTTTCTGAAGCAGATGAGTGCTATGGGAGTGACTACCGTAGAGGGAAAGAGCGGCTACGGTCTGGACAAGGAAACCGAGCTCCTGCAGCTTCGGGTGATGCGTAGCCTTAATAATGACGAGCACAAGCGTGTAGACGTTGTCTCCACTTTTCTCGGTGCACATGCTGTGCCTGCAGAATACAACGGACAGACGGACGAGTACGTGGACTACATTATCCGCGAAGTGATGCCCGTAGTGGTTCATAATAATTTGGCAGAGTTCTGCGATGTCTTCTGTGAGCAGGGCGTTTTCTCCATCGAGCAGTCCCGTCGCCTTTTGCTGGCAGCCAAGGAAATGGGACTTGTCTTGAAACTCCATGCCGACGAGATTGTACCATTAGGGGGTGCCGGACTGGCTGCTGAACTTTCTGCCGTCTCTGCCGACCATCTGCTGCATGCTTCGGATGCGGACATCCGCGCCATGGCCGACAAGGGAGTTGTGGCGACCCTTCTTCCGCTGACAGCCTTTGCTTTGAAGGAACCCTATGCTCGTGGGCGCGAAATGATTGATGCTGGTTGTGCCGTGGCCCTTGCCACCGACCTCAATCCGGGCAGTTGTTTCTCCGGTTCCATCCCCCTGACATTTGCCTTGGCGTGCATTTATATGAAAATGAGTATTGAAGAGGCCATCACTGCTCTGACCTTGAACGGTGCGGCCGCTCTGAACCGTGCGGACAGCATTGGTAGTATCGAGGTGGGCAAGAAAGGAGACTTCGTAGTGCTCAATACGGATAATTATCACTTTTTACCTTATTATGTAGGTATGAATTGTGTCAATACCACCATAAAGGGGGGAGTGCTTTATCCTGTACTTTAA
- a CDS encoding lipocalin-like domain-containing protein, producing the protein MKRLRDLTAVLGMVALTACNNASIEGSWVEPVPGMSGMQQGFVLDGDGSASSINMATLKYEAWKKVGNRLLLSGTSIGNHQNISFTDTLTIEKLTQDSLTLKRGELLLRYAKTNED; encoded by the coding sequence ATGAAAAGATTGAGAGATTTAACTGCTGTTCTTGGCATGGTTGCTTTGACTGCTTGCAACAATGCCTCCATTGAAGGCTCTTGGGTGGAGCCGGTTCCGGGAATGTCCGGTATGCAACAAGGTTTCGTTCTTGATGGGGACGGAAGCGCCTCTTCCATTAACATGGCCACCTTGAAATATGAGGCATGGAAAAAAGTAGGAAACCGGTTGTTACTTTCAGGTACCAGCATCGGCAATCACCAGAATATTTCTTTTACGGATACGCTGACAATAGAAAAACTGACGCAGGACAGTCTGACTCTTAAAAGAGGAGAGCTACTCTTGAGGTATGCCAAAACCAACGAAGACTGA
- the ftcD gene encoding glutamate formimidoyltransferase, with translation MNKIMECVPNFSEGRDLQKIDKIVAPFRGKQGVKLLDYSNDEDHNRLVVTVVGEPEPLRDAVLEAIGVAVELIDLNHHQGQHPRMGAVDVVPFIPIRNVTMEEAVALSKEVGKEVAKRYSLPVFLYEKSASAPHRENLAAVRKGEFEGMAEKIKQPEWHPDFGLAERHPTAGTVAIGARMPLVAYNINLNTPSLEIAHDIAKKIRFIGGGLRYCKAMGVELKDRGITQVSINMTDYTRTALYRAFELVRVEARRYGVSIVGSEIIGLVPMEALIDTASYYLGLENFSMEQVLEARM, from the coding sequence ATGAATAAGATTATGGAATGCGTCCCCAATTTCAGCGAAGGGCGCGATTTGCAGAAGATAGATAAGATAGTAGCTCCTTTTCGGGGCAAACAAGGTGTGAAACTGTTGGATTACAGTAACGATGAAGACCACAACCGCCTTGTGGTGACCGTAGTGGGCGAGCCGGAACCGCTTCGTGATGCTGTGCTCGAAGCTATCGGCGTGGCGGTAGAGCTGATAGACCTCAATCACCATCAGGGACAGCATCCTCGTATGGGTGCTGTAGATGTAGTACCTTTTATCCCCATCCGGAATGTGACGATGGAAGAAGCCGTTGCCCTCTCCAAAGAAGTGGGCAAGGAGGTTGCAAAACGTTACAGTCTTCCCGTCTTCTTATATGAAAAGTCTGCTTCTGCCCCTCATCGGGAGAATTTGGCTGCTGTCCGTAAAGGGGAGTTCGAAGGTATGGCCGAGAAGATAAAGCAACCGGAATGGCATCCCGACTTCGGACTGGCCGAACGTCATCCCACCGCAGGCACAGTGGCTATCGGTGCCCGCATGCCTTTGGTGGCTTATAACATCAACCTCAATACCCCCAGTCTGGAGATAGCCCATGACATCGCTAAGAAAATCCGTTTCATCGGCGGAGGACTGCGTTATTGCAAGGCAATGGGAGTGGAGTTGAAGGACCGCGGCATCACGCAGGTATCCATCAACATGACGGACTATACCCGCACCGCCCTCTACCGTGCTTTCGAACTGGTGCGTGTGGAAGCCCGCCGCTACGGCGTCAGTATTGTGGGCAGTGAGATTATCGGTCTGGTGCCGATGGAGGCCTTGATAGATACAGCGTCCTACTATCTGGGATTGGAGAACTTCTCCATGGAGCAAGTCTTAGAAGCACGAATGTAA
- the hutH gene encoding histidine ammonia-lyase, whose protein sequence is MNNVYYVGSGELTFDLIERIINENLKLELAPEAKLRIQKCRDYLDKKIAESEEPLYGITTGFGSLCSKSISSDELGTLQENLIKSHACSVGEEIRPVIIKLMMLLKAHALSLGHSGVQVITVQRILDFFNNDVMPIVYDRGSLGASGDLAPLANLFLPLIGVGDVYYKGKKREAISVLDEFGWEPVKLMSKEGLALLNGTQFMSANGVFALLKAFRLSKKADLIAALSLEAFDGRIDPFMDCIQQIRPHKGQIETGANFRKLLEGSELIARPKQHVQDPYSFRCIPQVHGATKDAIRYVASVLLTEINSVTDNPTIFPDEDRIISGGNFHGQPLAISYDFLGIALAELGNISERRIAQLIMGLRGLPEFLVANPGLNSGFMIPQYAAASMVSQNKMYCYAASSDSIVSSNGQEDHVSMGANAATKLYRIMDNLEHILAIELMNAAQGIDFRRPAKTSPVLERFLHEYRKEVPFVKEDIVMYKEIHKTVAFLNRTKFDY, encoded by the coding sequence ATGAACAATGTCTATTATGTAGGTTCCGGTGAGTTGACCTTCGACCTCATCGAACGTATCATCAATGAAAATCTGAAACTGGAGCTGGCTCCGGAAGCCAAGCTGCGGATACAGAAGTGCCGCGATTATCTGGACAAGAAGATTGCGGAGTCGGAAGAACCCTTGTATGGCATTACCACCGGTTTCGGCTCGTTGTGCAGTAAGAGCATTTCGTCGGACGAGCTGGGCACCTTGCAGGAAAATCTCATCAAGAGCCATGCTTGCAGTGTGGGCGAGGAGATACGCCCGGTCATCATCAAACTGATGATGTTGCTCAAGGCGCATGCTCTCTCTTTGGGGCATAGCGGTGTGCAGGTCATCACCGTGCAGCGCATCCTCGATTTCTTCAATAACGACGTGATGCCTATCGTTTATGACCGTGGCTCACTGGGCGCCTCCGGCGACCTGGCTCCTCTGGCCAACCTCTTCCTGCCGCTTATCGGTGTGGGCGATGTCTATTATAAAGGAAAGAAGCGCGAGGCTATCAGTGTGCTCGACGAGTTCGGTTGGGAACCGGTGAAGCTGATGAGTAAAGAGGGATTGGCATTACTCAACGGCACCCAGTTTATGAGTGCCAACGGTGTCTTTGCTCTTCTCAAAGCCTTCCGTCTCTCCAAGAAAGCCGACTTGATTGCCGCCCTCTCCCTGGAAGCTTTCGACGGGCGTATAGATCCGTTTATGGACTGTATCCAGCAGATTCGTCCACACAAGGGCCAGATAGAAACGGGTGCCAACTTCCGCAAACTATTGGAAGGCAGCGAGCTGATAGCCCGTCCCAAGCAGCATGTACAAGACCCTTATTCGTTCCGTTGCATCCCTCAGGTGCATGGGGCCACGAAAGACGCCATCCGTTACGTGGCTTCCGTCCTGCTGACGGAAATCAATTCTGTGACGGACAATCCCACCATCTTCCCCGATGAGGACCGTATCATCTCGGGCGGTAACTTCCACGGCCAGCCGCTTGCCATTTCCTACGACTTTCTCGGCATTGCCCTGGCAGAGCTGGGCAATATATCCGAGCGGCGCATCGCCCAGCTTATCATGGGGCTGCGTGGACTTCCGGAATTCCTTGTGGCCAATCCCGGTCTGAACTCCGGTTTCATGATTCCGCAATATGCTGCCGCGTCTATGGTAAGCCAGAATAAGATGTACTGCTATGCCGCCAGCAGCGACTCCATCGTTTCCTCCAACGGGCAGGAAGACCATGTCAGCATGGGTGCCAATGCAGCTACTAAGCTTTATCGCATTATGGACAATCTGGAGCATATCCTTGCCATCGAACTGATGAATGCCGCTCAAGGCATCGACTTCCGCCGTCCGGCAAAGACTTCTCCCGTTCTGGAGCGTTTCCTGCACGAATATCGCAAGGAAGTCCCTTTTGTGAAGGAAGACATCGTGATGTATAAGGAAATCCATAAGACAGTCGCTTTCCTCAACCGGACAAAGTTTGATTATTAG